The Streptomyces sp. NBC_00306 sequence CATGCCGTACCTGGGGGACGGGACCCGGCAGCGCCACCTGGATCTGTTCACGCGCAGGAAGCCGCTGGACGCGTCCGACGTCTACATCAGCTACGTTCCTCAGGACCGCAGTTGGGCCGAGTGGATCCGATCGGTGCTGGAATCCGCGGAATTCCGCGTCCACCTCGCTCAGGAAGGGACGGAAGAGGGTGCCAAGCTGCGCATCGAGACCGAGCGCGGTGTCGAGTCCACGTCGTACACCCTCCCGGTCTTCTCGGGGTCCTATCTCCGCTCCTCCCGATTCCGGACCACGTGGGAATCCGTCTTCTCTCCCGACCGGCTCGGCAACCGCCGTCCATTGGTGCCCGTACGCGTGGAGGACGTGACCGTCGGAAAACCGTTCATCGACAACCTCGTCGACTTCACCCGCTTCGACGGGGAGGGTCCGGCACGTCAGGCCCTGCTGGAGGCGTTCGAGGTGCGTGACGAGCCGCGTTCACGGGCCTTCACCGGCGCCGACAGCATCACGCCCCGATACCCCGGGGCCGAGCCGCCCGTGAAATCCATTCCGCTGCGCACCGCCTCCTTCACCGGCCGTACCGAACTGCTGGAAGAGATCAGGGAGCGGATGCACACGAGCACCCGGACCATTCTGCTGAGCGGGATGGGAGGGGTGGGGAAGACGCTTCTCGCCCAGGAGTTCGCCCACCGCTACAAGGGTGACTACGACATCGTCTGGCACATCCAGGCCGAACAGCGCAACCTGGCTGTGGAGCAGTACGCCGCCATGGGTGAGAAGTTGGGGCTGCCCAAGTTCAAGAACCCGAGCGATGGGGCGAAGGCGGTCCGGGAAGCGCTCGACCGTGGCGAGCCGTACGACCGTTGGCTGCTGATCCTGGACAACGCGGATGACGCCCAGACGCTCAATGACGTTCTGGGCAATGGACGTTCAGGGAACGTACTCGTCACCAGCCAGCGCTCCGAGGGCTGGAACCGTCGCGCGGAGACGGTGGAGGTCGGGGTCTTCACCCGCCTCGAGAGCGTGAGCCATCTTCGCCGCCGACTGCCGGACATCAGCCAGGAGGACGCCGAGCTGGTGGCGGAGGCGCTGGGAGATCTGCCGCTCGCCGTCGAAGGTGCGGCGGCCGGTATCAAGCGGACCGGCCTCGGCGCTCGTGAGTACATCAAACTGCTGCAGAAGCCGACGTTCGGCATCGAGACGCCCGCCGACGGCGAACAAGTCGCCGACTTCACCAAGGCCACCCGCGGTACGTGGGACTTCGCCATCGAACAGGTCCGGGAGAACTACCCGCCGGCCGCGCAGCTGCTGCAACTCTGTTCGTACTTCAGCCCTGAGCCCATCTCCATGGACCTGCTCGAAGGCGTGGAGATCACCAGGGCACTGCGCGTCCCGAACGTCGCGCGCGCCTACAAGGAGCTCAGCAGCTTCGCGCTCGCCCGAGTGGACCAAAAGGCGCGCAGCGTACAGGTGCACCGCCTCGTCCAGCTCTCCATGCGCAACAGCATGACCGAGCAGGAGCAGGAAGACGCTCGCCAGGTGGTGCACCGCGCCCTGGTCGCGGCCCGGCCCGCCAAGGACGACCCGGAGAATCCCAAGACCTGGGACCGCTACCGGACCATCTGGCCACATCTGGGCACCCCGTGGACACTGGTGACGCCCGACTACGGAATCCGTGAACTGATCGTGGACCGGGTGCGTCAGCTGCGCCGGCGCGGAGAGCTCCGCCAGGCACTGGAACTGAGCGAAGAGTGTGTGGCCGGCTGGTGCGCGGCGGGGACTCCGGACGAGCGGTGGACGCTGCACATGCGATTCCAGATCGGCAACATCCTGCGTGCCCAGGGCCGGTACAAGGAAGCGCTGAAGCTGAATTCGCATGTGCTGGAACGACAGATCGCGGTCCTCGGGGACCCGGACGACCAGCATGTCCTGATGACGAAGGGCGGTCTTGCCGCGGATCTGCGAGGGCTGGGGCGCTTCGGTGAGGCGCTCACACACGACCTCGACAGCTATCAGCGATACGTCGACGTCTACGGCGAGGACTACCCGGGGACGCTGGCAGCCGGCAACAACCTGGCCGTCGCGCTGCGGGCGTCGGGGGACTACGCGGGGGCGCGTGAACTGGATCGCAAGAACCTCGAAACACGTGAAGTGATTCTTCTGCCGGACCATCCCCTGACCATCGAATCGGCGGTCAACCTGGGACGTGACCTCCGTGAATGCGGCGACTACGGCGCCTCGGTCACCCTGCTGAGGAAGGCCCACGAGCGGTGTCTGCGCAACATCGAACTGAGCGAGGGAGAGCCGACCGTGCTGAAGACCGTCACCGGCCTTGCGGGCGCTCTGCGCAGTGAGGGTCGGCCGGTCGAGGCGGAGCAGTTGACGCGCCACGTGCTGGATCACATGCCGACCGACCCGGATGGGGAGGAGTCCACGGAGCGGCTCCTTCTGGAGATGAGTCTGGCCTGCGATCTGAAGGCGTTGGGGCGGCAGGACGAGGCGTTGGAGCTCGTCGGCAGGGTGTCGGACCGTCTGACGACGCGGCTGGGACCCGAGCACCCCTCGACTCTGGCCTGCGCCGCGAATCACGCGGTGCACCTGCTGGAATCGGGCGCGGGCGTCCGGGCCGAGGCGAACCTGCGGAAAATCGCCGCCACGTGGGCGGAGTTGTTGGGCGACGACCATCCGCATGTGCTGGCCTGCACGGTGAACTGGGCGAACGCTCTGGCGGCCTGCGGCGATCGGGACGCGGCGCGGACGACGTACCGGTCCGCCTTCGACAAACTGCGGGAGCACCATTCCCTGGGGTCGATGCATCCCTGGACCCTGGTGTGCGCGGGTAATCTCGCCATCGTGCTCCGCGACCTGGGTGACCGCAGTGGCGAGACACTGCGCGAGGACGTTCTGATCGAGATGGGGAAGCAACTGCGCGAGGGACACCCGGCGGCCGCTGCTCTGCTCGCCTGGCGTCCTACGAGTCTGGAGATCGAACCTCAGCCCGTCTGACCGCGGGCTCGCTGCTGCGCGAGCGGGGAACATGGGGCGACAAGGAGCGCCGATCCGCACCGACGCCCCTCTCACCCACCTGTCAGCCCTTCGTCAGCCCCTCGTTCACCAGCCCGATCAGATCCGTCGCCGCGCTGAAGTCCATCGTCAGCCTGTTCTTCGTCATCGCGAACGCGATCCCCGTCTCCGTGTCCCCGTACGCGAAGCTCCCTCCCGCACCACCCATCGCGAAGGCGCTGCGGGTCGTCTCCTCCATCCCGGGAAGGCCCAGGGCGTAGCCCAGGCCCCACGAGGCATCGTTGCCGAAGACCTGGTCCACCCCGCTCGCCGCCGGTGCGGTCACCTCACGCAGGCGTTCCGGGGAGATCAGCGCGACGCCGGGGACGTCGCCCAGCAGTGCGGCGTACATACGGGCCATCGCGCGGGCAGATGTCTTGCCACCCGCGGGGATGTCGGCGGAGAGGACGTCGGTGCGGTTGCCGAGTTCGGCCGTCGGGAACAGGGACAGCGGGCCCGCCTTGAGCATCGGCAGATCCTCCGGCATACCCGCCATCATGTCGGCCGCGCCCTCCTGGTCCTCCAGCCGGGCCAGTCGGCCGTGTTCACTCGCGGGCATGCCGAAGTACAGCTCGTCGGCGACGCCCAGCGGGCCGGTGACCTCTTCGCGGAGGACCTGGGAGATGGGGCGGCCCGTGGCCCGGCGGACGACCTCGCCGAGGATGTAGCCGAAGGTGTAGGCGTGGTACCCGACGGCCGTACCCGGCTCCCACCACAGTTCGGCGTCGGCGATCTTCGCGCAGATCCGGTCCCAGTCGCAGATGTCCTCGGCGGTGGTGTCGAGCGGCAGGCCGGGGACTCCGGCCGAGTGCGTCAGGACCTGCCGCACCGTCACGTTCTCCTTGCCGTGAGCCGCGAACTCGGGCCACAGGTCGGCCACGGGAGTGTCGTAGCCGAAGGTGCCGCGCTCGACGAGCACATGGACCACGGTCGAGGTGGCCGCTTTGCCGATGGAGAAGTTGTAGAAGACGGTCGCCGGGGTCACCGCCTGCCCGGTGGCGGGATCGGCGATGCCGGCAACCGCGTCCACGAGCAGCTCGCCGTGCCGGAGGACGGAGACTTGCACACCGCGCTCGGCCCCCGATTCCACGAGCTGGTCGATGCTCTGCTGTACCTGCTTCTGAATGTCGCTCACCACGGCTCCTCACAGCCTGATCCGGTCGTGAGGGGTGACTGCTCGGCGGGGCGAAACTCATCGCTGCGTGCCGCGCCGGTTCGCACCGTACGAGGTCACAGCGGGGACCTACCGTCCGGATGTGTGTTCGCCGCGAGCGATAAGGTGCAGCATGAGCACCTACAGCCTTCCGGAGATCACCCGCACCGAGTGCACCAGGTGCGGGACCGAGGTGCGGGGCATCAACGGCAGGTACGCGTGCCCGAACTGCGAATGGGTCAACCACTGGAGCGACGGGCACAACCAGCTGCCGAGCGCCGAGGCCGACCCCGACTGCCCCCGTCCGCGGTAGGCGCCGACCCCGACTGCGCCGGCCCTCGGTAGGGCGGTGCCCTACCGGGCCGACCGGTGGTCCTGCTCGCCCGCCAGCTCGCCCTGGACGAACGGATCAGCCACGGGGTCGTAGGCGCCGGCGTGGTCCGCCAGGGCCTCTACGATGCGCTCCCACTCCTCGATCTCCGCATGGACGCGTACGGCATCGGCCGCATCGTCGAACGCGTCCCTCTTCGCGGCGTGCTGCGCGGCTTCGAGTGCTGCCTTCGCCTCGTGATGCGTCATACCGGCGGCACGCTGCCGGGCAGCCGTCCAGCCCGCCTTCTCCGCGGGAGAGGGCATCTCGGACGCCGGCTCCGAGGCGGTGCGGGCCTGGTCCTGCTGCGTGCTCATCCGGATTCCTCACGGTCGTGGGGCACATGGTGCCCGGCTCTGGGTGTGGCCTGAGGGACGATATCCGCGGTACGCCCCTTCATGCGCGGCGCCGGTCCCCGGCAAGTCGGCGGTGGTCGTCAACCTGCCGCGCGGGACGCCTCCGCGCCGATCATGCCGTGGAGCCGATCGGCCGCCGCCCGCCCGAACGCGGGGTCGTTCAGATGCGTGTCGACGGTACGCAGCTCCACGGCCGAGCCGCCGAGACCCGCCGACAGTTCCGCGACGAGCGCGGCATCGGCGTGGGGGTCGTGATACGGCCCCGTGGCGACCCCGAGCGTCGACAGCCCGCGCAGCGGAGCGAGAACCGCCGTCGGCCCCGTCGCCGTCCGCAGTTTCGCGGCCATGAGACGCCCGAGCTCCGCGCACTCCGTCACGGTGGTGCGGATGACGGTGATGGACGAGTTGTGCACGTGGACATGACGGTCGCGGAACCGGCGGGGAAGGCTGTCCAGCGGCCCGAACTTCACCATGTCCAGGGCCCCCAGGCTGACCACCTGAGGCACACCGGCCCGCCCCGCGGCCTCCAGCCGGTCGGGTCCGGCCGTGAGGATGCCGC is a genomic window containing:
- the fxsT gene encoding FxSxx-COOH system tetratricopeptide repeat protein is translated as MTGADRDAGRIITFYSYKGGTGRTMALANTAWILASSGKRVLVVDWDLDAPGLDRFLHPFLDREMLLTTPGVLDLVSRFNQTVREHQRSWEIQNPGREGDDWVLDVDETWVAEKARFNHCIIPVSWEFPQNGRMDFLPAGTKNKGYLSAFSQFDWKPFLDGPLATEFIDALKREFVQNYDYVLVDSRTGLSDISDICTVNLPHTLVTCFTPSTQSIEGAAGVIERIESMYGHRRIRILPVPMRVEDTDGESDRLDMARAQYRHRFSRILDRHSTIPPQDYWGSVEIPYRPAYAYEELLAPFRDAPGSASSLLSSYERLTAVVSDGTVTSMPYLGDGTRQRHLDLFTRRKPLDASDVYISYVPQDRSWAEWIRSVLESAEFRVHLAQEGTEEGAKLRIETERGVESTSYTLPVFSGSYLRSSRFRTTWESVFSPDRLGNRRPLVPVRVEDVTVGKPFIDNLVDFTRFDGEGPARQALLEAFEVRDEPRSRAFTGADSITPRYPGAEPPVKSIPLRTASFTGRTELLEEIRERMHTSTRTILLSGMGGVGKTLLAQEFAHRYKGDYDIVWHIQAEQRNLAVEQYAAMGEKLGLPKFKNPSDGAKAVREALDRGEPYDRWLLILDNADDAQTLNDVLGNGRSGNVLVTSQRSEGWNRRAETVEVGVFTRLESVSHLRRRLPDISQEDAELVAEALGDLPLAVEGAAAGIKRTGLGAREYIKLLQKPTFGIETPADGEQVADFTKATRGTWDFAIEQVRENYPPAAQLLQLCSYFSPEPISMDLLEGVEITRALRVPNVARAYKELSSFALARVDQKARSVQVHRLVQLSMRNSMTEQEQEDARQVVHRALVAARPAKDDPENPKTWDRYRTIWPHLGTPWTLVTPDYGIRELIVDRVRQLRRRGELRQALELSEECVAGWCAAGTPDERWTLHMRFQIGNILRAQGRYKEALKLNSHVLERQIAVLGDPDDQHVLMTKGGLAADLRGLGRFGEALTHDLDSYQRYVDVYGEDYPGTLAAGNNLAVALRASGDYAGARELDRKNLETREVILLPDHPLTIESAVNLGRDLRECGDYGASVTLLRKAHERCLRNIELSEGEPTVLKTVTGLAGALRSEGRPVEAEQLTRHVLDHMPTDPDGEESTERLLLEMSLACDLKALGRQDEALELVGRVSDRLTTRLGPEHPSTLACAANHAVHLLESGAGVRAEANLRKIAATWAELLGDDHPHVLACTVNWANALAACGDRDAARTTYRSAFDKLREHHSLGSMHPWTLVCAGNLAIVLRDLGDRSGETLREDVLIEMGKQLREGHPAAAALLAWRPTSLEIEPQPV
- a CDS encoding serine hydrolase domain-containing protein codes for the protein MSDIQKQVQQSIDQLVESGAERGVQVSVLRHGELLVDAVAGIADPATGQAVTPATVFYNFSIGKAATSTVVHVLVERGTFGYDTPVADLWPEFAAHGKENVTVRQVLTHSAGVPGLPLDTTAEDICDWDRICAKIADAELWWEPGTAVGYHAYTFGYILGEVVRRATGRPISQVLREEVTGPLGVADELYFGMPASEHGRLARLEDQEGAADMMAGMPEDLPMLKAGPLSLFPTAELGNRTDVLSADIPAGGKTSARAMARMYAALLGDVPGVALISPERLREVTAPAASGVDQVFGNDASWGLGYALGLPGMEETTRSAFAMGGAGGSFAYGDTETGIAFAMTKNRLTMDFSAATDLIGLVNEGLTKG